One stretch of Spirochaetota bacterium DNA includes these proteins:
- a CDS encoding VTT domain-containing protein, translating into MKKHFIFLIVFSVILFILYLIKKYNLIDLNFLISKIYLIKDKKLISFIIIICLYFFSGFIFIPIAQFSIISGFLYGIVLGSLIAYIGSVINIMVAFSFARFVLKEFFDKIKEKIKLFNYIMNQINKNGAFYIFWARLFFITPYNSLNIVSSLSSIKIKDFFLTTVFGAIGQAIFYAYVGSIFIHINEPNFIKILMYKIMIIIAVFFVIYYFFDKVVKKLLIKQKKIT; encoded by the coding sequence ATGAAAAAGCATTTTATTTTTCTGATAGTTTTTTCAGTTATTTTGTTTATCTTATATTTAATAAAAAAATATAATTTAATAGATTTAAATTTTTTGATTTCTAAGATTTATTTAATAAAAGATAAAAAATTGATTTCTTTTATAATAATAATCTGTTTATATTTCTTTTCAGGTTTTATTTTTATTCCTATTGCGCAATTTTCTATTATATCTGGTTTTTTATATGGAATTGTTTTAGGTTCATTAATAGCGTATATCGGATCTGTTATTAATATTATGGTTGCATTTTCATTTGCAAGATTTGTTTTGAAAGAATTTTTTGATAAAATAAAAGAAAAGATAAAATTATTTAATTATATTATGAACCAAATAAACAAAAATGGTGCATTTTATATATTTTGGGCTAGATTGTTTTTTATTACACCCTATAATTCTTTAAATATCGTTTCATCTTTATCAAGTATTAAAATTAAAGATTTCTTTTTAACTACTGTTTTTGGTGCAATAGGGCAAGCTATTTTTTATGCTTATGTTGGATCAATTTTTATACATATAAATGAACCTAACTTTATTAAAATTTTAATGTATAAAATAATGATTATAATAGCTGTTTTTTTTGTTATATACTATTTTTTTGATAAAGTTGTGAAGAAGTTATTAATAAAACAAAAAAAAATTACTTAA
- a CDS encoding 3-phosphoglycerate dehydrogenase yields the protein MKKILLATEKPFAKVAVDTIKDIFKKANYELILLENYKSKEEFLKDVENVDGLIVRSDIVDKEVIEKARNLKIIIRAGAGYDNIDLSEATSKNIIVMNTPGQNSNAVAELVFGLLITLIRKKYSGKSGFELRGKNIGIHAYGNVGKYVNLIAKGFGMKVYAFDPFADENKMKEDGVIKVNNAQDLYKNCSIISLHLPKTKETIKSINYDLFKLMPENAVLINTARTEIINEDDLIKIMEERKDFYYGADVEPEKKQIFLEKFGDRVLFTEKKMGAQTEEANINAGIAAANQMVDYFEKGITKFKVN from the coding sequence ATGAAAAAAATTTTATTAGCAACTGAAAAACCTTTTGCTAAAGTTGCAGTAGATACTATTAAGGATATTTTTAAAAAGGCTAATTATGAATTAATACTTTTAGAAAATTATAAATCTAAAGAAGAATTTCTTAAAGATGTAGAAAATGTTGATGGATTAATTGTAAGAAGTGATATTGTTGATAAAGAGGTAATAGAAAAAGCTAGAAACCTTAAAATAATTATCAGAGCAGGGGCAGGTTACGATAATATAGACCTTTCTGAAGCAACATCTAAAAATATAATAGTTATGAATACTCCTGGCCAGAATTCTAATGCTGTTGCTGAACTTGTTTTCGGACTTTTAATAACTTTAATAAGAAAAAAATATTCAGGAAAATCAGGATTCGAACTTAGAGGTAAAAATATTGGAATACATGCTTATGGAAATGTTGGTAAATATGTAAATTTAATTGCTAAAGGTTTTGGAATGAAAGTTTACGCATTTGATCCATTCGCTGATGAGAATAAAATGAAAGAAGATGGAGTTATTAAAGTTAACAATGCTCAAGATTTATATAAAAATTGTTCAATTATCTCTCTCCATTTACCCAAAACAAAAGAAACTATTAAATCAATTAACTATGATTTATTTAAATTAATGCCAGAAAATGCTGTTTTAATAAACACTGCTAGAACTGAAATAATTAATGAAGATGATTTAATAAAAATTATGGAAGAAAGAAAAGATTTCTATTATGGAGCTGATGTTGAACCAGAAAAAAAACAAATATTCTTAGAAAAATTTGGTGATAGAGTTTTATTCACTGAAAAAAAAATGGGAGCACAAACAGAAGAAGCAAATATTAATGCTGGAATAGCTGCAGCAAATCAAATGGTTGATTACTTTGAAAAAGGAATTACAAAATTTAAAGTTAATTAA
- a CDS encoding GreA/GreB family elongation factor → MVNVLENLSDLIKQEKWARTSISEITTNTFLKYDDLIDRIIKEDKLDEAMDICENSLKVFPNSIISLYISQILYLKTGFNDFSNCEKLISIFKENKKNNIAKFLCEKFLEYGSSKNLLTEYINILELEKESEDKIIPYLEKLAKLDYSEIKTTRRLAKYFEDKQIIEKSIYYYRKILEYFIKNKNISEIETYWNKIVELSSQKNNDFLFDYLEKIGSMTITNNNNIINIGSGLALKLGEGLILKAEEGKNWDIIIKTIKTIYKYIPQKFKDIKATELRQKIINAYRNIYTNNSNFEDCLKKSQLNQTWKNLYDAIEIFEKYISFDKSNFVFHSKLGVGYIKDIKNNFLVIDFDIKKDHQMDIDMAIKSLVILPSDDLSVMKKVKENELNELIKNNPGEVIKRTLKSIGGKGTSQDIKKYLIKNNIIEEKNWNSLWERAKEILKNDPLFTKSFDKNNEYFLRDKPVSFEDSILEEFKSTSDIFDKAKVLKKFIDSGGDLNSENFSFMIGYLNKLISADLEVSQNFVIAYLILKDLKKMYPDLNINFPFSIEELFEQLKANNKFYFSISDPYLEKIYLDNIYRYVSDWKNIFINYLKKYGSKYALNFLIFKEEKSAINEIIKDVLKNYRENPDLFIWYCKNLFFKDLSVGFDINKEEIILLLVNLLDNINKALIQKINTVANRKIYNSIIEILFKDGELEKIYTEKKNIDTLKKIPKLFFRIKDMKAEHIVEFKIILSKYFTEYIKELGLEEEKEEKENIFFVTRESIIEKQRYLQNLIQVEIPRTNNEMMQAKEKGDLRENAEYIAARERLQELNEEAATIQEDLNKAREIDFNNIDTSKISIGTKVTLLNLDENKEIVYTILGKWDVDLSKNIISYETALGQSLLNKKINETFINEQDRKKYKVVKIDKYK, encoded by the coding sequence ATGGTTAATGTTTTAGAAAATTTGAGTGATTTGATAAAACAAGAAAAATGGGCTAGAACTTCAATTTCTGAAATAACAACAAATACTTTTTTAAAGTATGATGATTTAATTGATAGAATTATAAAAGAAGATAAGCTTGATGAAGCTATGGATATTTGTGAAAATTCTCTAAAAGTTTTTCCAAATTCTATTATTTCTTTATATATATCTCAAATATTATATCTAAAAACTGGATTTAATGACTTTTCTAATTGTGAAAAATTAATTTCAATATTTAAAGAAAATAAAAAAAATAATATTGCTAAATTTTTATGTGAAAAATTTTTAGAATATGGATCATCAAAAAATCTTCTAACTGAATATATAAATATACTTGAGTTGGAAAAAGAAAGTGAAGATAAAATTATTCCTTATCTTGAAAAGCTTGCTAAACTTGATTATTCAGAGATAAAAACTACAAGAAGGCTAGCAAAGTACTTTGAAGATAAACAAATAATTGAAAAATCTATTTATTATTACAGGAAAATTCTTGAATATTTTATAAAAAATAAAAATATATCGGAAATAGAAACTTATTGGAATAAAATTGTAGAATTGAGTAGTCAAAAAAATAATGATTTTCTTTTTGATTATCTAGAAAAAATAGGCTCTATGACTATTACTAATAATAATAATATAATCAATATTGGCAGTGGTCTTGCTTTAAAATTAGGAGAAGGGTTAATATTAAAAGCAGAAGAGGGAAAAAACTGGGACATTATTATAAAAACTATTAAGACTATTTATAAATATATACCACAAAAATTTAAAGATATAAAAGCTACTGAATTAAGGCAAAAGATTATTAATGCATATAGAAATATTTATACTAATAACTCCAATTTTGAAGATTGCTTAAAAAAGAGCCAATTAAATCAAACTTGGAAAAATCTTTATGATGCAATTGAAATATTTGAGAAATATATCTCTTTTGACAAAAGCAATTTTGTTTTTCATTCAAAACTTGGTGTTGGATATATTAAAGATATTAAAAATAATTTTTTAGTTATAGATTTTGATATAAAGAAGGATCATCAAATGGATATAGATATGGCTATAAAATCTTTAGTTATTCTTCCTTCAGATGATCTTTCAGTTATGAAGAAGGTGAAAGAGAATGAGCTCAATGAATTAATTAAAAATAACCCTGGAGAGGTTATTAAAAGAACACTAAAATCAATTGGAGGGAAAGGTACTTCTCAAGATATTAAAAAATATCTAATTAAGAATAATATCATAGAAGAAAAAAACTGGAATAGTTTATGGGAAAGAGCAAAAGAAATATTAAAAAATGACCCATTATTTACAAAATCTTTTGATAAAAACAATGAATATTTTTTAAGAGATAAACCTGTTTCTTTTGAAGATTCTATATTGGAAGAGTTTAAATCAACATCAGATATATTTGATAAAGCAAAAGTGCTCAAAAAATTTATTGATAGTGGTGGGGACTTAAATTCTGAAAATTTTTCTTTTATGATAGGTTATTTAAATAAATTAATAAGTGCAGATTTAGAAGTATCACAAAATTTTGTTATTGCATATTTAATACTTAAAGATTTAAAAAAAATGTATCCAGATTTGAATATAAATTTTCCTTTTTCTATTGAAGAATTGTTTGAACAATTAAAAGCTAATAATAAATTTTATTTTAGTATTTCTGATCCTTATCTTGAAAAGATCTATTTAGACAATATTTACAGATATGTTTCTGATTGGAAGAATATTTTTATAAATTATCTTAAAAAATATGGTTCAAAATATGCATTAAACTTCTTAATTTTTAAGGAAGAGAAATCAGCTATCAATGAAATAATAAAAGATGTTTTAAAAAATTATAGAGAAAATCCAGATTTATTTATATGGTATTGTAAGAATTTATTTTTTAAAGATTTATCAGTTGGTTTTGATATAAATAAAGAGGAAATTATCCTTCTTCTTGTAAATTTACTTGATAATATTAACAAAGCTTTAATTCAAAAGATAAATACAGTTGCAAATAGAAAGATATATAATTCTATAATTGAAATTTTATTTAAAGATGGAGAACTTGAAAAAATATATACTGAAAAAAAGAATATTGATACATTAAAAAAGATTCCTAAATTATTCTTTAGAATTAAAGATATGAAAGCAGAGCATATAGTAGAGTTTAAAATTATTTTATCTAAGTATTTTACAGAATATATTAAAGAACTTGGGCTAGAAGAAGAAAAGGAAGAAAAGGAAAATATCTTTTTCGTTACAAGAGAATCTATAATTGAGAAACAAAGATACTTGCAAAATCTTATTCAAGTTGAAATTCCAAGAACAAATAACGAAATGATGCAAGCTAAAGAGAAAGGTGATTTAAGAGAAAATGCAGAATATATAGCAGCGAGGGAAAGATTACAAGAATTGAATGAAGAAGCAGCGACAATACAAGAAGATTTGAATAAAGCGAGAGAAATAGATTTTAATAATATAGATACTTCTAAGATTTCTATTGGAACAAAAGTTACTCTTTTAAATTTAGATGAAAATAAAGAGATTGTTTATACTATTCTGGGCAAATGGGATGTGGACTTATCTAAAAATATTATTTCTTATGAAACTGCTTTAGGTCAATCTTTACTAAATAAAAAAATTAATGAAACATTTATAAATGAACAGGATAGAAAGAAATATAAAGTTGTTAAAATTGATAAATATAAATAA
- a CDS encoding LysM peptidoglycan-binding domain-containing protein: MKIKFKFIFILILILLPLLFFSLFLLKINLNEIFYKNINNNNNNLDNIFIYNEKDYEDYINYKKQDNFKTLLNIDKFNIYIIKWGDTLLKIKRKFKLSNSEYKKLIEINNIKNENLIISGQKLKIPQK, translated from the coding sequence ATGAAAATTAAATTTAAATTTATTTTTATCTTAATTTTAATTCTTTTACCTTTATTATTTTTCAGTTTGTTTTTATTAAAAATTAATTTAAATGAAATTTTTTATAAAAATATTAATAATAACAATAACAATTTAGATAATATTTTTATTTATAATGAAAAAGATTATGAAGATTATATAAACTATAAAAAACAAGATAATTTTAAAACCCTTCTTAATATTGATAAATTTAATATTTATATTATTAAATGGGGAGATACACTTCTAAAAATTAAAAGGAAATTTAAACTTTCAAATAGTGAATATAAAAAACTAATAGAAATAAATAATATAAAAAATGAAAATTTAATAATTTCTGGACAGAAACTTAAAATACCACAAAAATAA